In Taeniopygia guttata chromosome 7, bTaeGut7.mat, whole genome shotgun sequence, a single window of DNA contains:
- the LOC140684543 gene encoding UDP-glucuronosyltransferase 1A1-like has translation MALGLRASPPVVLLLLSLLGLAAAGKLLVVPVDGSHWLSMREVVDLLRQRGHEVVVVAPEVTLHIKPSKNFVMKMYSVPYTKEDLKKEFQAFFHFSFEQGPFLERLVKAYQGIKRITDFGVTSCEQLLQNKELVTYLEDSKFDAILTDPVQLCGAILAKHLSLPAVYFLRGLHCGLDFEATQCPRPPSYVPRGFTQFTDHMAFLQRVKNLLYDIPDNFICDFAFDPFSKLASEFLQQDVTVQDLLRQASVWLLRLDFVLDYPRPLMPNIIPIGGVNCAHKELPQVSHTILIHAIIDFCVQEGGNFVMQ, from the coding sequence atggccctggggctcagagCTTCTCCACCAGTTGTGcttctgctcctgtccctgctgggtctggctgctgctgggaagctCCTGGTGGTGCCGGTGGACGGGAGCCACTGGCTGAGCATGCGGGAAGTGGTGGACCTCCTGAGGCAGAGGGGACACGAAGTGGTTGTGGTGGCACCTGAAGTGACTTTGCACATCAAACCTTCAAAGAACTTCGTGATGAAAATGTACTCAGTCCCTTACACAAAGGAAGATTTGAAGAAAGAATTCCaggcattttttcatttttcatttgaacaAGGACCTTTTCTGGAAAGACTTGTTAAAGCATACCAAGGTATCAAAAGAATCACTGACTTTGGGGTCAccagctgtgagcagctgctgcagaacaaGGAGCTCGTCACCTACCTTGAGGACAGCAAGTTTGATGCCATCCTTACAGACCCTGTCCAACTGTGTGGGGCAATCCTGGCGAAGCACCTTTCACTTCCTGCTGTGTATTTCTTACGAGGACTCCATTGTGGGTTGGATTTTGAAGCCACTCAGTGTCCCAGGCCCCCTTCCTATGTCCCCAGGGGATTTACACAATTTACAGACCACATGGCCTTTCTCCAGCGGGTGAAGAACCTACTTTATGACATCCCAGATAATTTTATCTGTGATTTTGCCTTTGACCCATTCTCAAAACTGGCTTCGGAGTTCCTGCAGCAAGACGTGACTGTGCAGGATCTCTTACGCCAGGCTTCAGTTTGGCTCCTGAGGTTGGATTTTGTGCTTGACTATCCAAGACCCTTGATGCCCAATATCATTCCAATTGGAGGAGTAAACTGTGCTCACAAGGAGCTGCCTCAGGTGAGTCACACTATTTTAATCCATGCCATTATTGATTTCTGTGTTCAGGAGGGGGGAAATTTTGTTATGCAATAG